The genome window taatacctcttttgctacttttcggatacaactagccatggaattccacatttggctagcttccccctctctatcccacacacattgggtgattactttctctttgaaaatggcttgtttttcttcttttagattccaccatctagtccttgggcacttccaagtcttgttcttttgtcttactcttttgatatgtacatccatcaccaacaagcgatgttgattagccacgctctctcctggtataactttgcaatccttacaagttatacgatcccctttcctcattagaagaaaatctatttgtgtttttgacgacccactcttgtaggtgatcacatgttcttctctcttcttaaagaaggtgttggctaagaagagatcatatgccattgcaaaatccaagatagcttccccatcctcgtttctctccccaaaaccatggccaccatgaaaacctccatagttgcctgtctccctgcccacgtgtccatttaaatctcctcctataaataacttctccgtctgagcaattccttgcaccaagtctccaagatcttcccaaaatttctccttcgaactcgtatccaaccctacttgaggtgcgtacgcactaatcacattgataagttcttgtcctattacaatcttgattgccatgattctatctcctaccctcttgacatctacaacatcttgtaccaaggtcttgtccacgatgatgccaacaccgtttctcgttctatttgtgcccgaataccaaagtttaaaccctgagttttctagatcctttgccttactaccaactcacttagtttcttgtaggcacataatatttatccttctcctcaccataacttccactacttccatagattttcccgttaaggttcctatattccacgttcctaaacgcattttgctcccttgaactctacccttctgtcctagcttcttcaccctcccccgtctaataggatcaaagtacttcttttgtgtgtcccgggtaaagttgataggagcatatgctcccaaacaactttgagtggagtcgttcgaaaagaagtttctatggcccccttgctcatttaacactgcatccgggtgccgatggagatacagcgacccttgctcacttatcactgtgctcgggccacacagcgcgccacttacgggtgacgccctagcttttaTGCAATGCAAAAATCGGTTCAACGTCTGCCACGTTATTAATtatagaaaaatataaattaatacgattttaaagtattaaaatttaatatttagaAAATTAAATTCTCGTAACCTATTTGAATAAGTCAAAAAGCAATCGATTATTAATTCTATAATTAATAGAATAATTTTGCATATCTGAGCTTTAATCATATTTGGTAAAACAGTGCGCTTTTTTGTTTGTAGTTTagatgaatttgatgtaaaatattaGTTATGTCATAAAAAGAATAATGAAATAGTTATGTGATATTCAGTGGTTTTCCCCATTGATTTAAGACAATAAAACAACGAAATGTAACTTAGAAAGTGAAAAATATAATTCACGAACCTGTAAAAAGTAACTAAGtaatattgttttagaaactaATCAGGCATGACATTTACTAACAAAGCCAAACGAATTAACAAGTCAAAATGAGGCATGGTAGACAGTGTTACAATGATGAGCATATAATTGAGGGTATTTTACAATCAGAGATAAGTACTGTCAAGCCTTGTAATGTGAGTTTGTATTTAAGTATGATATTGAAGTGATAGATTGTATATATGAGtgctagtttttttttcttttttttaatgaattgaaGATATTTCAAGATAAAACGAACTCTATTTTTGTTATAGAAGTTTCAAATTTAAGAAATATGAAAATGGATAAAAAAATTCCACTTGTAGCTGATGATCCCAGGAGTTGTTGGCTTAAGCATTTGAGCATAATCTGCTGCCAGAATTCCTGTAATTTGAGCATGCAAAGAAAACAACAACTGCGTATCTAGTGGCGAGGGGGGTTGGGAATATGAGTAATGGCAGAGCCAGAAAATTTTTTGTTGGTTGGCTAGCTAAAAAAATACtctaaaattaaattatatattttttgctaTACACATACTGATGCAAAAATTTAAGTTTAACTTTTGTACTTGTATACTTTAAAATTTGTTTGGCATGAGCTTAATAAGCTTAGCAACTGCAAACTGCAAAAATTACAAGAAATCATCtagttttatatgtttttagaTGCAACcacaagaagaagagagaaaactaTCATATATGGACAATCTCAATTACAACCACACAACtggcaaaaaacaaaacaatgaaaGTAGAAGTAAACGCAatcttaataaaaaattgattgaaaataATATAATGCACACTAAATCAAAACAGAATAATCTTGAACAAAATGACATCAAAGTTTCCATAgtaatttttatatttgtagTTGTGCTAAATAGTCACTAGGCtagttttattaaaaaataatttttcttgcatttatttTGTCTATTATATTAGGCTATACACCAAAGTGCATACATTGCCGCAAACCCTTTCTCGGCTACAGCCTGCTGTGGCCTTTGGTGTGGCTCCGCGCCAATATGAGTTAAGATTAGGTTATCAAGGGTTAAACAAGAGCAAAAAGCAATTGCATTTGCACatgttattttttgttaaacaaGAACAAAAAGCAATTGCATTTGCACatgttattttttaatgatattcTTGAGgccacatatattatatattcatGCAATAACAACTTGAAATCTGGTTGAAATTCATGTTTACCTAGCTACCTAGCAAACCTAGATATCTTGCAAAACAGGCCTCCTTAAATAATGCAATGTTTCATTAGTTGCATGTATGTTCTTCGCTTAATTAGTCAGGCAAATAACAGCAGTACCAGTAAGTTTAATTTACGTCAGCAAGTGATTGACTTATTACTATGAAGGCAGTGAAAACCAGGCTTCACAATGTGGCAAATTAAAGCACAATTTTCATACTGTTTTCAACCTTCTTAATAGGGTTATCAGTCTTCTTCAATCGTATGGAGAGGGTGAGAAGCACATAGACAAGGAAACAACCATTATATAACctacatataaacatatatatgaaTAATATAAGATGATGATGATCCAATCGACAAAATGCTACTTATCTAAGTGGAGTTGGTTTATGTCTAACATTCAAGGGACATGCAGAATATAAGGAAAAGTTGGTTCCCGGAACAAATTTTCAGTTTCCGCGATAACattaaaaaacagaaaaataatcaAGCTAGGGAGAGATAAGAAAAATTACGTACGTAATAGTTTATTCAAGTTTTATGATTAAATATAAATTGCGATAACTACACAAGCTAtacatgaaggttgaaagcttTAATCATCGACATGAGATTAACTCAATGTACGTGGAAACGAATAGTTTTGTTTCCATAGCcatgaattaattaaacaacaaaaaaacatatCATTGGAAGAATCaatatcaaataaaattactggAAATCGTAAGCATTAAATTAATTGGaaaataaatgaagaaaaaaaaacatatgttaGAATATAGCATGAGAATACAGAGCCACAACTGGAAGACGTAGAGAGACCAAACCATGAACTAAATTTCCATTAGTTGGTAAGGAAAAATCAATACAGAAgctaaggaaaagaaaaaacgaGTACCAATTCGATTTAGTGAGAACATAGTTGGCAAtcttcaaagttcaaatgaaCCCCAAAACGGGGTCATTTTCGAGTTTCCAAATCTGACAGTGTGTATTGATAGACAAACAATTCTACATATAATTGGACCATACAGAATTCAAATACCAAAAGAAAACTTAAAATCATATACTCATATATAGCAGTGTAATACAAACTTAGCAAaccccaaatatatatatatatatatatatatatatatgctaacCTAGCTAATAAATTCCATCATAAGGGGAGATCATTAAAACGTACATTTTTTCTAGTTATACACCCAGTCTTTGATCTTCACCTTCGTGTTCCCAGCCTccaaatataaaacaaacaaattgaagtACGTACCCTTGCAAATCTCACACTTATGGGGATTGATAAATCCCTCTTATTATACACatcttttttcttaatttctcCCAAAATCACAATCAAAATATTTATTAGCCGGGTAGAATTTGGGAGAAATTAAAGTACTCACTTAGCTCCAAACAAGTACCCAAGTGATGAATCTCCACCAGGAGCTGATTTAACTTTTATCGTCGGACGATCCTGAATAAATATCATTTGGTAGAAAAAtacattataaatttataataattaaggTGTAGCTGCAGAGttgaattttcaaaatatagttcatatacaaaaaaaaaaaaaaaaaaaaacgagagCTTACAGTTAAGAAGTTCCCAGAATTTTGGCCTTCAGCTCTGTGATAGTTGttggaatttttttgtttttctgaagAGTTAGTAGGAGTATCTGGAGGCTTAAATTCAATGCTGGAATCAAATCTATCGATGCCATATGGGGGTATTACTGGCTTAGCTGTTGGAGGTGGACTTTGCTTCTGATCATCTGAGCCAAACAAGTACCCCAATGAGCTTTGTCCCCCACCATAGCTCCCACCTCTACTCATGGCTGCAGCTTAATTTGACAATTTCAAGATCTGTTTGTCCAAAGTTAGTGGTAtaggagaaagaaagagaaccctaatatatataaacaaattatGTGTGAAATCTATGTGCATATTTTTGGATGGGTTGATGATGATGTATCGTACCTAATTTgtcattattttctttattgatTACTAATATCAACTTTAATCGTATGGTGCATAATAATATAGGTTAGAAAGGGCATCTGATGTATTGAGTAATTGCCCTTGTTGCATGGTGGTGatgtatgtgtatgtgtatgtgATTGTCTAATAGAGACTACATGTAATACGTTCCATGATCCATCCATTGTTGGAATCCCATTTATCTCCGATCGGCagagggaaaggagagaagCACTTTGAATAAAATTACCCCATTCTAACTAATACCAAGGCCTTTATGAGAAAACCTCACACCTAACGGATTGGGCAGGTGGTAAAGTGGGGACATATcgatgttgttggagtgggccatCGGCCCGTCGGCCCGAAATtttttacatggtatcagagccaggggaTGGGCTTGTACTACcacgtgattgggtgggtccccGTTGGCCCCGCGCGATAGGTGAGTCCCGACATGGCTCCATGTAGGCCAAAGTTGCCACGTGATTAAGTGGGTCCCCGTTTGGCCCCGCGTGTTGGGTGAGCCCCGACTTGGCTCCACGTGATTGCCAATGTGTGGATCTCCACGTGCGACCCACAAAATGGGGTCTCACGTGCAGGGGCGTGTTGGAATCCCATTTATCCCACATCGGCCAAAGGGAAAGGAGATAAGCAATTTGgatagaattaccccactccaactaacactaaggccttttgtgataaaaccccacacctaatggattgggcaggtggtaaagtggggacaatatcgatATTGTTGGAGTGGACCCTCGGCCCGTCGACCTGAAAAATTCTACATCCATAGTTAAATCCCTCTTGTTCTTTTATGGAAACGCTCAATCATTAAAAGACAATTTTTCAAGCATTCATGCAACAGGGAGTGACTTAACTCCATATAACTTCATGTAATATTTCTTAATTCTTTGATGTGGGACTTTGAACTTTATATTCTCACACGCTTTCTCATGTGTAACGAATTTTTTAATCTAGCTAGCATGTGGATAGTTTTAATTGAGTGACTTGCAACAAATGTGGATGTTGGTTGTCACATTTGGGCAAACTCAACACCATGAATTGCCATGATGAATGAAGTTGATTTCACTctaaaactaattaattgacAATAAGGAGAGTAGCCATGCCAAATTTCTTAACTCTCCAGTGACAGACCTTGAACTTCATATCCTTACAATTATTAGCATTTGTTTTGTTAAGGGTTGTgggaaataaaatatttaatttgagGGATAATAGTGATGAAGTATGTAATTGTAACTATACTCAAATTGTTACTTTAATTATGAAGGCTTTAGAAAGTAATGttattttatacatcaaataaAGGGGATGAAAGATTCAAATTCATGACAACAAATATAAGGATGAATGTTCTTAACCAACAAAATTACAAGCACCCTACAAGTTTTAAAAAACATTTTACTGGCctagaaaatgaaaataaaaagaagaatacaaatcaattataattatacaaCTACTCACTGATGCAGGTCATTAATGCTATTGGAAAACTAATACCGatcttatataaattgattggaAATTAAAAGCGGTGTCTTTTGATAGAAAGATTTGTCTGTCCACACTTGAATTTAAATCAATAGTTACAATTTTTTACTCTTCATAAATAGTCACATACTTTCCAAAAATGTATCTTAACCTCTATAAATAGGCAAGTCGCCCCATAGTCATGAATCATTGTTTGATATTCACATTGTCTATATATAAGGTGCACTAAATGCTAGAATACGAGAGAGCGTTCAACAAATTGTAGTCCATTAAAGCCTTATCTTTGTAGTGTTATGTAATACcccgtattaaaaaaaaaaaggttatatatatatatatgggtgtatgttaggtaattatttttacgtaatgattttatttgatttatttttttgcaaGAACCAATTCTCGGTATGTAAAATAGTTTCAATGTAAAATCCTTTTTTCctacaaattatttcaaaaactagcTATTTCATGTTCATATGTAATTAGGGATATTATTAGTTTGAATTGGAGAAGGGGATTATGATGAGTTTGGCTAGATTTTTCTCACAAAAGCTAAGTGGTGTTCTGGCAACCAATAGAGAATAAAGGGGAGGGGTTAGTCACTACTCTAAATAGGGTGAGGTGGAGAGTTTGTAGCATTAGGAGTTAATGATTTGGTGATTACTCACCACTCTAAATGTGAAGGTGGAAGTCTACTTAAGGGTGAGTTGGTAAGTTTGTATCATTAGGAATCTAAGAGCTAAATGTTTGGTGATGATTCATCCCTCCAAAGTTTGAAGAGGTGGGATTCATATTCCTTAGAGATGAACGTGGCCTTGGATGCTTGTATCCACCTTGTATAATATTGATTAACTTCACACATGTCTCTTTGCCATTTGAACACATATTAGAGCTAAGGTCTTGCTTAACATTTGTTGTTTGTCTATTGGACCACATTTCATTGTTAATGATGAGAATAACATTTGTTGCCTTGTGATTGGAACACATTTCATGATGATGATTAGGTTAACATTTGGTATGTTTCTATTGGAACACATTCATGTTTAATGATTAGCACAACACTTGCTTTCTTTCCATTGGCACACTTGTGGAGATTCTCTAGAGAAGAAGATGTCATGCAATCTACATAAGGGAGGGAGAAAAGAAACAACGGAAGGACATAGTGTTAGCCTTataaggttatacaattaaaacacaaacgaatGAGTGACTGACCTGATTCCAATGGTAGTTATCGAAGATGCAGCAGACATGCAAGCAGGACGTGATCGATAAAACTCCAATCTTTATGTTTGCCATGACAAACAGAAACCCCAACTCTTCTGTAAACTCCTAGCTTTATGACAACGCTCTATGGGAAGCCTTAGTTGTCATGTCTAGGGTTAGCAGGGACCGGTGTTTATATACTAGCCAAAAAGTCTTAGATTCCGTCCATAAGGGAAAACTATAACTCTCATTTCTTGGCTCTCAAGTaaaatatcataatcatatattattaaggattccatcaatcctatttccaatataagacaccttatatagaattaatatctttaagagattaaatcacaattaacattattctccaatattacattcctattacatgtagtagaccacttacggttgatttatattggataaatccaacattctcccacttggtctaCAAAATGTAATATTCACGTTTATACTTGAGATTGGAGACTAATGTCACTTTAGTGGCCATGTAACAGTGATCACATCTCGTCCTTAATGCAGCTTCTGTCAAATGCATTTCTTAACATGGAACTAACAAGGTTGTAGGATTGACACAACCCAGAACCTTCATAATCACACATGCTAAGATCCTcattcacacaaaacacaaattaTGATCAACAAATGAAACTTTAAATTAACTAAAATGTCTTACTTTATATCATCTCAGGTCCACCTTATTGTAATTCACAAGTTACACTTTATGCTTATTTGAAGCCTTAAATCTGCCAATGCAGATATCCTTCATCTAATAAAACCACCATAACCTGCAGGCATGAACACATCTCCAAAACAATCATGCATCACTATCATTAGATCAATAACAATACAAACAATGTTTGTAGTCAACATACATAACTGAAAATACCAAATAGGCACATGTCCAAGTAAAATATCCCAACaacttcataaaacaaattaattcaacacttgtgagcaagatgaattaatatgtttttgaCACTGATCTATGCACCATACCAGTTACTTTCATAATGATTTCCAACACCTGCGGGCAAGATGGAAATCCTCACAACTGAGGTAGTGCACAAACCATGCCATGACATTTAATATGCAATTCGATAACAACTTGATATCTGATATATATTTCATCAGATGATTGACTAGCACACCAAAAATGTGACTTAATGAATCCAACTGGAGATTAATATGAATACATGGATTCTATACATACTTTATAGTTCATCTGTAAATGTAAGGCATTACTAACACGAAACTTAAACTCCCACTGATCTGCaacatcattaattaatttgcaaatcaatacTTAAATCATACTTTTGAAAATATGCCTTTGGGAATAGCCTTACTTAGTCAATGAATGCATATTACCTCAATGAAAGGTACAACTAAGCATAAAGCATTCACTGGTGTTTACACAAAAAACGTGCATCCAACAACCATCTTATATGTATTAATAAGTCCACATTTATGCTAAGTCCTTATGAGCCCCAAAACAAATGATCAACCGAGAAATCCAAATGATTGCAAGTAATAGAAAATATACGCATATACCAAGTATCCATTCGTGCAACTTAAACATATTATAGACATTCAAGTAACACAAATTTATGGAAGATAGAATAATGCTTTAATAGATTCATGCAAGTCCACTTAGTGCTCAAAATTTTAGAACAACTCCCACTAAGTTTTCAGAGTTTATACTTGCAAATAAGTTAATAAGTGTGAAGCCCAATTTTCGTTCActaattctcccacttgggTAAACACTCGTGAATATATTCTTTCAAAGATGTTCCTAAAGAAAATTGCTCTATATTTtagacataataaaatagacatcTCAACCAACATAAAGTTGTCAAACAGAATTTCAGAAACGAGTTACACTTACTTTAGaattaatcataattaatttataagCTTGATTGCTACCAAATTTATACTAATCAAAATAGACATAATaatcttcataaaataaaatatagagcCGTTTTGGGTCAAAATAGTAGTCTAAAGTCACGTCTCAAAAAGACCAACACAATCTGCCAGTAAAACTGTCTATACAAGCATGGGTTACTAGTAAATTCACCATAATTAACATACATGGAAGAAAATTACGAAAATTCGCATACACATAGTAGACATTTATATGTTGAACATATCCAAAATTCAGGTCATTTGGTGACCATTAGACGTGTCATTCATCCGATTTAAATCAAGACACGTAATCTGCCAGAAACAATTATGTGCATTTATCATGAATTTATGCATCcataacaaattcaatttcatatcatttcaatttcgaTGTCCAAAGGAAACTTTAGTAGTCAAATTTCATCCTCTAAACCGACATCATAGTTCAAATTAAAAAGATTTACAAGCATAAGACTTAAACAATGCGTACCTTAGCAATCCTTGATTAACCTTCATGGGTCCAATACTTTGCATCAACAAGTCTCATAAAGAGATACAAAATACATCATGATGCAACCGATTTCCATGCCTTCAAACCACAACCTTTTATGGGGCTCATTGTGGAAATATTTGTCACCAATGGCATGGAACTTTATCCCAATAAACTTCatgaaactaaattaatttacacatgtgggcaagaaaattaactagtttctagtactagattttatgtcacaaaagttccttcatgaaaaacttcaacacctGTAGGCAAGATGAAGGTTTTCACAACTTCTGTGAAATAAAACTCATACTATGCCAtcttaattaaactaaaataaGTAATCCACACTGTAGGCAAGAAGATTATCCattttattctaattaagatGCAAAGTTGACCGAAGTAACTCAAAAACACAGTTTCATCGTCAACTAAGCTGTTGCGGCTTGCTTAGTTGAAAAGACATTGATCAACTCCGCCCTGAAACGATACAATAAGTCACATGGATTAATTAACTGTAAGTGACAAAATTATGATAACCTGATTCGAGCTTCGAGTCTTGCCAACAAATAGCACTAATTCCTTCATGACTCCCTTTGACATTAAATTAATCTCAAGAAACCTGACAACATACTTAAAAGAGATTAATCACATATAGAATAAGTTTTATTCCACCACAAGAATGTCAATACTTATCAGTATGGAGTCAATTGTTTGAAATAGAAATATTTTATGTAATGCAAAAGAACAATACATTcctttaatttaaaaactaaa of Malus sylvestris chromosome 6, drMalSylv7.2, whole genome shotgun sequence contains these proteins:
- the LOC126627282 gene encoding protein SPIRAL1-like 5 → MSRGGSYGGGQSSLGYLFGSDDQKQSPPPTAKPVIPPYGIDRFDSSIEFKPPDTPTNSSEKQKNSNNYHRAEGQNSGNFLTDRPTIKVKSAPGGDSSLGYLFGAK